In one Parvibaculum sp. genomic region, the following are encoded:
- a CDS encoding DUF1365 family protein has translation MSGALQSRLYTGTVFHRRLRPRVHALSYGVFYMLLDLDEVPALARGSRLFAHNRLSLFSFYDSDHGDGSGRPLRGWVEAQLARAGIETGGGRIEALCFPRVLGHVFNPLTVYFCHRADGGLAAMLYEVNNTFGDRHSYLVPVAAPHAATVAQTCDKAFYVSPFLPVAGRYHFKVLRPGARLTLTIRESDGAGALLTASFAGAARAFTDGQLAAAFLRYPLLTLKVVGGIHWEALRLWLKGIRPAARPAAPSSPVTIVPFQDGRPSGMPGA, from the coding sequence GTGAGCGGCGCCCTGCAATCGCGGCTCTACACCGGCACGGTGTTTCACCGGCGGTTGCGGCCGCGCGTTCATGCGCTTTCCTACGGCGTCTTCTATATGCTGCTCGATCTCGACGAGGTGCCGGCGCTGGCGCGAGGCTCGCGGCTCTTCGCGCATAACCGCCTTTCGCTTTTCAGCTTCTACGACAGCGATCATGGCGACGGATCGGGGCGGCCGCTTCGAGGCTGGGTCGAGGCGCAGCTGGCGCGAGCCGGTATCGAAACGGGGGGCGGGCGCATCGAGGCGCTGTGTTTTCCGCGTGTGCTCGGCCATGTGTTCAATCCGCTGACGGTCTATTTCTGCCACCGCGCCGATGGCGGGCTCGCGGCGATGCTTTATGAGGTCAACAACACATTCGGCGATCGGCACAGCTATCTCGTGCCGGTGGCGGCGCCGCATGCCGCGACGGTGGCGCAGACCTGCGACAAGGCCTTTTATGTGTCACCGTTCCTGCCGGTTGCCGGCCGTTATCACTTCAAGGTGTTGCGGCCCGGCGCGCGCCTGACCTTGACCATCCGCGAAAGCGACGGCGCGGGCGCGCTGCTGACGGCCTCGTTCGCGGGCGCGGCGCGGGCCTTCACCGACGGGCAGCTTGCGGCCGCCTTTCTGCGCTACCCGCTGCTGACGCTGAAAGTCGTCGGCGGCATTCATTGGGAGGCGCTCAGGCTGTGGCTTAAAGGCATCAGGCCGGCCGCGCGTCCGGCGGCGCCGTCGAGCCCGGTGACGATTGTTCCGTTTCAGGACGGTCGTCCATCCGGAATGCCTGGCGCGTAA
- a CDS encoding FAD-dependent oxidoreductase has product MTPFDDRALPFPGRRDPASPRLRIAVVGTGISGLSAAWLLSRGHDVTVYEKAPRIGGHSNTVTVALPEGPVPVDTGFIVYNERNYPNLTAMFDVLGVKTSASNMSFAASLETGGGRRFEYSGSGLNGIFADRRNILSPRLWRMLGDIARLYRTAPGLVGQAGLDAKPLGDFLREQGYSASLREDHLLPMCAAIWSLPIERVEQFPALAFLRFFDNHGLMRLSGRPAWRTVTGGSREYVKTLAAPLGPCIRMGTGVAEIQRDAAGVTLRDMGGGVARYDHVVVAAHSDEALAMLGDADGRERALLGAISYQRNVAWLHADPAFMPRNRRVWSSWNYMGGGAGSPVCVSYWMNKLQPLPTARDLFVTLNPSHDPAPESVFARIEYDHPVFDAGAFAAQRQLWDLQGVRRTWFCGAYFGSGFHEDGLQAGLAVAEQLGGIARPWSVADPSGRISLTADRAAMAEVA; this is encoded by the coding sequence ATGACACCCTTCGACGACCGCGCGCTTCCGTTCCCCGGCCGGCGCGACCCGGCTTCGCCGCGGCTCCGAATCGCCGTTGTCGGGACCGGCATATCCGGATTGTCCGCGGCCTGGCTGCTGTCGCGCGGCCACGATGTGACGGTTTACGAAAAGGCGCCGCGCATCGGCGGCCATTCGAACACGGTGACGGTGGCGCTGCCGGAGGGGCCGGTGCCGGTCGATACCGGTTTCATCGTCTATAACGAGCGCAACTATCCGAACCTGACGGCTATGTTCGATGTGCTCGGCGTCAAGACCAGCGCCAGCAACATGTCGTTTGCCGCCTCGCTCGAAACGGGCGGCGGCCGGCGCTTTGAATATTCGGGATCGGGGCTCAACGGCATTTTCGCCGACCGGCGCAATATCCTCAGTCCGCGGCTCTGGCGGATGCTTGGCGATATCGCGCGGCTCTACCGGACGGCACCGGGGCTTGTCGGGCAGGCGGGGCTCGATGCCAAGCCGCTCGGCGATTTCCTGCGCGAGCAGGGCTATTCGGCGTCGCTGCGCGAGGATCATCTGCTGCCGATGTGCGCGGCGATCTGGTCGCTGCCGATCGAGCGCGTCGAGCAGTTTCCGGCGCTCGCTTTCCTGCGCTTTTTCGACAATCACGGATTGATGCGGCTGAGCGGACGCCCGGCATGGCGCACCGTGACCGGCGGCTCGCGCGAATATGTGAAGACGCTGGCCGCGCCGCTCGGGCCGTGCATCCGGATGGGCACCGGCGTTGCGGAAATCCAGCGCGATGCGGCGGGTGTCACGCTTCGCGACATGGGCGGCGGCGTCGCGCGCTACGATCATGTCGTCGTGGCGGCGCATAGCGACGAGGCGCTGGCGATGCTCGGCGACGCGGACGGGCGCGAACGGGCGCTGCTCGGCGCGATATCCTATCAGCGCAATGTCGCCTGGCTGCATGCCGATCCGGCCTTCATGCCGCGCAACCGGCGCGTCTGGTCGAGCTGGAACTATATGGGCGGCGGCGCGGGCTCGCCGGTCTGTGTCAGTTACTGGATGAACAAACTGCAGCCGCTGCCCACCGCGCGCGATCTCTTCGTGACGCTCAACCCGTCGCACGACCCGGCGCCCGAAAGCGTGTTTGCGCGCATCGAATACGATCATCCGGTGTTCGATGCCGGCGCCTTTGCCGCGCAACGCCAGCTCTGGGATTTGCAGGGTGTCCGGCGGACATGGTTTTGCGGCGCCTATTTCGGCTCGGGGTTCCACGAAGACGGGTTGCAGGCCGGACTTGCAGTCGCCGAGCAACTGGGCGGGATCGCCCGGCCGTGGAGTGTCGCCGATCCGTCGGGCCGCATATCGCTGACTGCGGATCGCGCCGCAATGGCGGAGGTTGCGTGA
- a CDS encoding ChrR family anti-sigma-E factor, which yields MSVALNNSAPVTHRLGDEWLMAYAAGALSEGQSLLVASHLSFLGDAPARLATAEAAGGALIDDLAPDLMAPDALAQTLARLDMAEPAVASAARPATGEDPLPVPLRDWLGRGVDELKWGFLGPGMKKVKLWRGGPNDQRLWMLRAQPGVKIPKHGHRGTELVLVLKGSFSDPHGGFRPGDVEESDGARMHALDIDEGEECICLALTEGPIRFESWIARAIQPFIGL from the coding sequence ATGAGTGTCGCCCTGAACAATTCCGCGCCCGTTACCCACCGTCTCGGCGACGAATGGCTGATGGCCTATGCGGCGGGCGCCCTGTCGGAAGGCCAGTCGCTGCTTGTCGCCTCGCATCTGAGTTTCCTCGGCGATGCGCCGGCGCGGCTCGCCACCGCCGAAGCGGCCGGCGGCGCGCTGATCGACGACCTCGCGCCCGACCTGATGGCGCCCGACGCGCTCGCGCAAACGCTGGCGCGGCTCGATATGGCGGAACCGGCGGTGGCGTCTGCCGCCCGGCCCGCCACAGGCGAAGATCCTCTCCCCGTTCCCTTGCGCGACTGGCTGGGGCGCGGCGTCGATGAATTGAAATGGGGTTTCCTCGGCCCCGGCATGAAGAAGGTCAAGCTCTGGCGCGGCGGCCCGAACGATCAGCGTCTGTGGATGCTGCGCGCGCAGCCCGGCGTCAAGATCCCCAAACACGGCCATCGCGGCACCGAGCTTGTGCTGGTGCTGAAAGGCAGCTTCAGCGATCCGCATGGCGGCTTCCGCCCCGGCGATGTCGAGGAAAGCGACGGCGCCCGCATGCATGCCCTCGATATCGATGAGGGCGAGGAATGTATCTGCCTCGCCCTCACCGAAGGACCGATCCGCTTCGAAAGCTGGATTGCGAGGGCGATCCAGCCCTTCATCGGCCTGTAG
- a CDS encoding sigma-70 family RNA polymerase sigma factor codes for MDRDKTSAAASAELAEEMAALLAAIARDGDRTAFARLFGHYAPRVKSYLRRLHVEERQAEDIAQDVMLTVWRKAGQFDPAKASAGTWIFTIARNRFIDTVRRERRPALDPDEPMLLPEAPRPADDSMAAGQIGARVHQAMSALPPDQAEVVALSFLEGLPHSAIAERLDIPLGTVKSRLRLAFGRLRAVLEDLQ; via the coding sequence ATGGATCGGGACAAGACGTCCGCGGCGGCGTCGGCGGAACTGGCGGAAGAAATGGCGGCGCTGCTGGCCGCGATCGCGCGCGATGGCGACCGCACGGCCTTTGCCCGCCTCTTCGGTCACTATGCGCCGCGCGTGAAGTCCTATCTGCGCCGCCTGCATGTCGAGGAACGTCAGGCCGAGGACATCGCGCAGGACGTGATGCTGACCGTCTGGCGCAAGGCCGGTCAGTTCGATCCGGCCAAGGCCTCGGCCGGCACCTGGATTTTCACCATCGCGCGCAACCGCTTCATCGACACGGTGCGCCGCGAGCGCCGGCCGGCCCTCGATCCCGACGAGCCGATGCTGCTGCCCGAAGCGCCGCGCCCCGCCGACGACAGCATGGCCGCCGGTCAGATCGGCGCGCGCGTCCATCAGGCCATGTCGGCCCTGCCGCCCGATCAGGCCGAAGTCGTCGCGCTCTCCTTCCTCGAAGGATTGCCGCATTCCGCCATCGCCGAACGGCTCGACATTCCGCTCGGCACCGTCAAATCGAGACTGAGACTTGCGTTCGGCCGCCTGCGGGCGGTGCTGGAGGACCTGCAATGA